One region of Vallitalea okinawensis genomic DNA includes:
- the splB gene encoding spore photoproduct lyase — protein MFIPSSVLIEKDALEYPLGQQLYETFKEQSKVDVVLLKSNRVTGLPKERREKYEAGKKTIVIGVRKTMKFQSCKPSAHFQLPLVTGCIGQCEYCYLNTQFGDKPYTRVYVNVDDILGQAKKYIDEMKEITIFEGAATSDPLPMEDYTHSLAKTINFFGLQEKGRFRFVSKYNNVDSLLGLDHGNHTEIRFSINAEDIIKKFEHKTPSLSQRLLGTQIVIEAKYPSGFIIAPVFLEEGWQKQYGNLLDDIDRTFSNVMLDHPITFEIISHRFTARAKNIINEVFENSELPMDETERKFKYGQFGYGKYVYQKEQLEEMKMFFQQRIEKFSFPHKILYII, from the coding sequence ATGTTTATACCATCAAGCGTACTAATTGAAAAAGATGCTTTGGAATATCCCCTTGGGCAACAGTTATATGAAACCTTTAAGGAACAAAGTAAAGTGGATGTGGTTTTGCTTAAATCTAATCGTGTAACAGGATTACCTAAAGAACGGCGAGAAAAATACGAAGCAGGTAAGAAGACTATCGTTATTGGCGTACGTAAAACCATGAAATTTCAAAGTTGTAAACCCTCAGCTCATTTTCAATTACCTTTAGTTACTGGATGCATTGGACAGTGTGAATATTGTTATCTCAATACTCAGTTTGGTGATAAACCCTATACAAGGGTCTATGTCAATGTTGATGATATATTGGGGCAAGCAAAAAAATATATAGATGAAATGAAAGAGATAACTATCTTTGAAGGAGCAGCAACTTCCGATCCATTACCGATGGAAGACTATACACATAGTTTAGCTAAAACGATCAATTTCTTTGGGCTGCAAGAAAAAGGGAGATTTCGATTTGTATCCAAATACAATAACGTGGATTCACTTTTAGGATTGGATCATGGAAATCATACGGAGATAAGATTTAGCATTAATGCAGAAGACATTATTAAAAAGTTTGAGCATAAAACCCCTTCTCTTAGTCAACGTCTTTTAGGAACCCAAATAGTAATTGAAGCTAAATACCCTAGTGGTTTTATCATAGCACCCGTTTTTCTAGAGGAAGGATGGCAGAAGCAATATGGAAATCTCCTTGATGATATTGACAGGACATTTAGCAATGTTATGTTAGATCATCCTATTACTTTTGAAATTATCTCTCATCGTTTTACAGCAAGAGCTAAAAATATCATTAATGAAGTGTTTGAGAATAGCGAGTTGCCCATGGATGAAACAGAAAGAAAGTTTAAATATGGTCAATTTGGCTATGGTAAATATGTCTATCAAAAAGAGCAACTTGAGGAGATGAAAATGTTTTTTCAGCAACGTATAGAGAAATTTTCATTTCCACATAAAATATTATATATTATATAG
- the pfkB gene encoding 1-phosphofructokinase — protein MITTITLNPAIDRTLIVDQCILGKVHRIKSCREDVGGKGINVAKVIHLLEGETTAIGFLGSRNKKEIEAYFHQENIQFDFVDIDDKNRVNTKIVDLSTMTTTDFNDSGFQIHAEQISLIKSKVEEYAKVSDYMIFSGSMPWGCSEGLYKELIELVKDHTKTVLDADGKLLAEGIKASPFLIKPNIHELENTFGVKVDSIEDVIHAAQKISKNYDIRWVLVSMGKEGSVLVSKEKVIMANPIPVKAINSVGAGDSMLGGFINSYALDEDPFKALVYGTACGTLAVTTEGTQGFTKDQVQVIQSKVVVNDVSSQYDHH, from the coding sequence ATGATAACGACTATTACTTTGAATCCAGCAATTGATCGCACGCTCATTGTTGACCAATGTATTTTGGGAAAAGTACATCGCATTAAATCATGTAGGGAGGATGTAGGTGGTAAGGGAATCAACGTTGCCAAAGTTATTCATCTCTTAGAGGGTGAAACAACCGCTATTGGTTTTTTAGGAAGCAGAAATAAAAAAGAAATTGAAGCGTATTTTCATCAAGAAAACATTCAGTTTGATTTTGTTGATATTGATGATAAGAATAGAGTGAATACAAAGATAGTTGATTTAAGCACAATGACCACTACAGATTTTAACGACAGCGGCTTTCAAATTCATGCTGAGCAAATCAGTTTGATCAAGAGTAAAGTAGAAGAATATGCTAAAGTATCGGATTACATGATTTTCAGTGGAAGTATGCCCTGGGGGTGTTCAGAAGGCTTATATAAAGAATTAATAGAGTTGGTAAAAGACCACACAAAAACCGTTCTTGATGCTGATGGTAAACTTTTGGCGGAAGGTATAAAAGCAAGTCCCTTTCTCATTAAACCGAATATACATGAACTTGAAAATACCTTTGGCGTTAAGGTGGATTCTATAGAAGATGTTATTCATGCAGCACAAAAGATTAGCAAGAACTACGATATTCGATGGGTTTTAGTGTCCATGGGCAAGGAGGGAAGTGTACTTGTTTCCAAGGAAAAGGTTATCATGGCTAATCCTATTCCAGTGAAGGCTATAAATTCCGTTGGAGCAGGTGATTCTATGTTAGGTGGATTTATTAATTCTTATGCCTTAGATGAAGATCCTTTTAAAGCCCTTGTTTATGGGACGGCATGTGGAACTTTAGCGGTGACAACTGAGGGAACTCAAGGCTTCACAAAAGATCAAGTACAGGTAATACAATCAAAAGTCGTTGTTAATGATGTAAGTAGTCAATATGACCATCATTAA
- a CDS encoding PTS sugar transporter subunit IIA encodes MLINEQLIEMNLSVNTKEEAIRYLASLAKGAGRINNIDEYVKAVLKREEECSTAVGFGVAIPHGKTDAVNEPFLGFAKVKDLDWQALDDNTVDIVFIIGVPAAQAGSEHLKILAMISRKLMKQDFREQLRKVETKEELLHVLEEAIG; translated from the coding sequence ATGTTAATTAATGAACAGTTAATAGAAATGAATCTTAGTGTAAATACAAAGGAAGAAGCTATTAGATATCTAGCCAGTTTAGCAAAAGGGGCTGGAAGGATCAATAATATCGATGAGTATGTGAAAGCAGTCTTAAAACGTGAAGAAGAATGCAGTACAGCTGTGGGCTTTGGTGTGGCGATACCGCATGGTAAGACTGATGCTGTTAATGAACCATTCTTAGGATTTGCAAAAGTGAAAGACCTTGATTGGCAAGCGTTAGATGATAATACCGTTGATATTGTGTTCATCATCGGGGTGCCAGCAGCACAAGCAGGTTCTGAGCATCTTAAAATACTTGCCATGATTTCAAGAAAATTAATGAAACAAGATTTTAGAGAGCAACTCAGAAAAGTAGAGACTAAAGAAGAATTGCTTCATGTTCTTGAAGAAGCAATAGGATAG
- the ptsP gene encoding phosphoenolpyruvate--protein phosphotransferase, whose translation MQGIAVSKGIGIARPFIYNQQEIIINDIEVAQEEIVYEEEKIDSAYLEAELQLNALKEKALNEIGEEEAEIFEAHLMMLKDPMLAERIKESIDQGKKAEVAVEAARQNIEKMFMAIPDPYIQGRAADINDVTRRLIQILLGIDHQSLADINEPVILIAKDLTPSDTVGLSKQVKGIITEIGSETSHAAIIAKAMGLPAMVGVKNAVQAVDNAEVIILDTVDSNIIMDPSESLLKNYHDRLEVLERERDALKALKFEKAMTTDGHVIKLYANIGSTNELPYMIENGAEGIGLLRTELIYMNSDHFPTEEEQFNIYKEVAENGGNEIIIRTLDIGGDKQLSYYDFQEEMNPFLGFRAIRLCLGKEEIFKTQLKAILRAAIYGNIKIMFPMITSMEELRQVKLILEQCKKELKTTEVAYKEDISVGIMIEVPAAVMIADMLIEEVDFFSIGTNDLCQYSLAVDRMNTNVAHLYQPLHPGVLRMIKKVIKDAHDHEKMVGMCGEMAGNPDFTPVLVGLGLDELSMSPSSIPVVKKIIRQLDYKKTRDLAKQLTNYNTVSDIQKRLEEEALKC comes from the coding sequence ATGCAGGGCATAGCTGTAAGTAAAGGAATAGGGATAGCTAGACCGTTTATTTATAATCAACAAGAAATAATCATTAATGATATAGAAGTTGCACAAGAAGAAATCGTGTATGAAGAAGAAAAGATTGATAGTGCATACCTAGAGGCAGAATTACAACTAAATGCTCTCAAAGAAAAGGCTTTAAATGAAATTGGAGAAGAAGAAGCTGAAATTTTTGAAGCACATTTGATGATGTTAAAAGATCCTATGTTAGCTGAAAGGATTAAGGAGAGTATAGATCAAGGGAAAAAGGCTGAAGTAGCAGTAGAAGCTGCAAGACAAAACATTGAGAAAATGTTTATGGCTATTCCTGATCCATATATTCAAGGGAGAGCTGCTGATATTAATGATGTGACAAGGCGTTTGATTCAAATTCTATTAGGTATCGATCACCAATCACTTGCAGATATTAATGAACCCGTTATCCTTATAGCTAAAGACCTAACGCCTTCTGACACAGTCGGGTTAAGTAAGCAAGTTAAAGGTATTATAACGGAGATCGGAAGTGAAACCAGTCATGCAGCCATTATAGCTAAAGCTATGGGGCTTCCAGCCATGGTTGGTGTAAAAAATGCAGTCCAAGCTGTTGATAATGCAGAAGTTATCATACTGGATACAGTTGACAGCAATATCATCATGGATCCTTCAGAAAGTCTACTAAAGAATTATCATGATCGTCTAGAGGTGCTTGAAAGAGAAAGGGATGCTTTAAAGGCGTTAAAATTCGAAAAAGCAATGACTACCGATGGTCATGTGATTAAGCTATATGCCAATATTGGAAGTACAAATGAACTACCTTATATGATTGAGAATGGTGCGGAAGGTATCGGATTATTGAGAACAGAATTAATCTATATGAATAGTGACCATTTTCCAACAGAAGAGGAGCAGTTCAACATTTATAAGGAAGTTGCTGAGAATGGTGGCAATGAGATCATCATAAGAACTTTAGACATTGGTGGGGATAAACAACTATCATATTATGATTTTCAAGAAGAAATGAATCCTTTTTTAGGCTTTAGAGCTATTCGTTTGTGTTTAGGTAAAGAAGAAATATTCAAGACACAATTAAAAGCTATATTAAGAGCAGCTATTTATGGAAACATTAAGATTATGTTTCCAATGATTACTTCAATGGAAGAGCTTAGACAGGTAAAATTAATCTTGGAACAATGCAAAAAAGAATTGAAAACAACTGAGGTAGCTTACAAAGAAGATATATCTGTGGGTATTATGATTGAAGTTCCAGCTGCAGTGATGATTGCCGACATGCTCATAGAAGAAGTTGATTTCTTTAGCATAGGAACCAATGATTTATGCCAATATTCTCTAGCGGTTGATCGAATGAATACAAATGTAGCTCATTTATATCAACCTCTACACCCAGGCGTTTTACGAATGATTAAAAAAGTAATTAAGGATGCACATGACCATGAAAAAATGGTAGGTATGTGTGGTGAAATGGCAGGGAATCCAGATTTCACACCAGTATTAGTGGGATTAGGATTAGATGAATTAAGTATGAGTCCTTCTTCAATACCTGTGGTGAAGAAGATTATTCGGCAATTAGACTATAAAAAAACAAGAGATCTGGCGAAACAACTTACTAATTATAATACAGTTTCTGATATTCAAAAAAGGCTCGAAGAGGAGGCACTAAAATGTTAA
- a CDS encoding HDIG domain-containing metalloprotein: MNKELFETYTHQLLHNDTPSVYFNELKEFEDYPKNLTISYLFKLDQIPQNKKYHPEGHVWNHVMMVVDNAAKLKSASRDPKVFMWGALLHDIGKLTTTKVRKGRITSYDHDKEGKNLAKKVLEELTDDVTFIEAVMPLVRWHMQPLFVNKNLPFQDLRTMVNEVVPTEIGLLSLCDRLGRGELKDVTKDEELKGIISFLKACIKYSRNQDELEELIENMEKGML; encoded by the coding sequence GTTTGAAACTTATACCCATCAATTACTCCATAATGATACGCCAAGTGTTTACTTTAATGAACTAAAAGAGTTTGAAGATTATCCCAAGAATTTAACGATTTCTTATCTTTTCAAGCTGGATCAAATACCACAGAATAAAAAATATCATCCAGAAGGACATGTATGGAATCATGTGATGATGGTAGTGGATAATGCTGCCAAGTTGAAAAGTGCTAGCCGAGATCCAAAGGTGTTTATGTGGGGAGCACTTCTTCACGATATTGGTAAATTGACCACAACCAAAGTCCGTAAGGGGCGTATTACATCTTACGATCACGATAAAGAAGGTAAAAATCTAGCTAAGAAAGTATTAGAAGAACTTACTGATGATGTAACTTTTATAGAAGCTGTTATGCCTTTAGTTAGGTGGCACATGCAGCCTTTATTTGTTAATAAAAACTTACCTTTTCAAGACTTGAGAACCATGGTGAATGAAGTTGTTCCTACAGAAATTGGTTTGCTATCATTATGTGATCGATTAGGACGAGGTGAATTAAAGGATGTTACAAAAGATGAAGAGTTAAAGGGGATTATCAGTTTCTTGAAAGCGTGTATTAAATACTCAAGAAATCAAGACGAACTTGAAGAGTTAATAGAGAATATGGAAAAGGGAATGTTATAA
- a CDS encoding DeoR/GlpR family DNA-binding transcription regulator: MFPEERRKEIVTLLMANQSISVKELCDTLNASEATIRRDLTLLEQEGKIERTHGGAMISSSINVTEEPSFFQKESRYHDEKLRIAERAFDLIKENDSVVLDSGTTTLELAGLIGESTIPLVVVTNSTMAAHLIAKNEKVELYTVGGKVRLNTLATVGNLAIDSLRRFNVNKAFIGSNGITIESGLTTPDLAEADVKRVMMNMASEVTVLVDHSKFNKVALCEAGPISKIDRIITDTGLEQYILDQYLRYDIDVIRV; this comes from the coding sequence ATGTTTCCAGAAGAACGGAGAAAAGAAATAGTAACACTCCTTATGGCTAATCAAAGTATTTCAGTTAAGGAGTTGTGTGATACATTAAATGCTTCAGAAGCCACCATTCGTCGAGATCTTACCCTATTGGAACAAGAAGGGAAGATTGAACGGACCCATGGGGGGGCCATGATTAGTAGTAGTATTAATGTCACAGAGGAGCCATCTTTTTTTCAAAAAGAATCCAGATATCATGATGAAAAATTGAGAATAGCTGAGAGAGCATTTGATTTAATTAAAGAAAATGATAGCGTTGTACTGGATTCAGGAACAACAACATTAGAATTAGCTGGTCTTATTGGTGAATCAACCATTCCTTTAGTAGTGGTAACCAACTCAACTATGGCAGCCCATTTAATTGCCAAGAATGAAAAAGTTGAGTTATATACTGTTGGGGGTAAGGTACGCCTAAATACATTAGCTACAGTTGGGAATTTAGCTATAGATAGCTTAAGAAGGTTCAATGTGAATAAAGCTTTCATTGGTAGTAATGGTATTACCATTGAGAGTGGATTAACAACACCAGACTTAGCTGAAGCTGATGTGAAACGAGTGATGATGAATATGGCTTCTGAAGTGACTGTTTTAGTAGATCATAGTAAATTCAATAAAGTTGCTCTTTGTGAAGCTGGACCTATATCCAAGATTGACAGGATCATCACTGACACAGGGTTAGAGCAATATATATTAGATCAATATCTCCGTTATGACATAGATGTGATACGTGTTTAG
- the uvrA gene encoding excinuclease ABC subunit UvrA, which yields MKNYIHVKGAKEHNLKDVDLKIPRDELIVFTGLSGSGKSSLAFDTIYAEGQRRYVESLSAYARQFLGQMEKPDVEHIEGLSPAISIDQKTTSRNPRSTVGTVTEIYDYLRLLYARVGIPHCPKCGKEIKKQTVDQMVDIIMGLPERTKIQILAPVVRGRKGQHIKLLEQAKKSGYVRVRIDGNMYELSEEISLEKNKKHTIEVVVDRLVIKDGIEKRLTDSIETVMHLTGGLLVVDVIDGESMNFSQNFSCPDCNISIDEIEPRLFSFNNPFGACPHCTGLGMKMKFDPELIVPNPHLSLAEGAINVPGWNAISNKDSMARALFDSLSKVYNFSLDVPFIDLSDDVKDMIFNGTNGQKVTVNFNGSYGKKTYEYDFEGIIANLHKRYQETSSEYMRGEYEAYMTNTECHVCKGARLKPEALAVKVGDKNISQITEMSVRDAHTFFNHLELTERQQLIGEQIFKEINARIGFLVDVGLDYLSLSRSAGTLSGGEAQRIRLATQIGSGLVGVLYILDEPSIGLHQRDNERLLKTLKRLKDLGNTLIVVEHDEDTMFEADHIVDIGPMAGSHGGAIIAQGTVEDIMANEESLTGAYLSGRKKIEIPDQRRQPNGKWLKLKGANENNLRGVNIDIPLGIFTCVTGVSGSGKSSFVNEILYKRLARDLNKSKIKPGKHKDVVGIEHLDKVIDIDQSPIGRTPRSNPATYTGVFDHIRDIYAQTAEAKMKGYQKGRFSFNVKGGRCEACRGDGIIKIEMHFLPDVYVPCEVCHGKRYNRETLDVKYKGKSIAEVLAMTVEEALEFFENVPRIKRKLQTLNDVGLSYIKLGQPSTTLSGGEAQRVKLATELSKRSTGKTMYILDEPTTGLHFADVHKLIHILQKLVEGGNSVLVIEHNLDVIKTSDYIIDMGPEGGDRGGKVIATGTPEDVSTTAGSYTGLFLNKILNKDK from the coding sequence ATGAAAAACTATATACATGTAAAAGGTGCTAAAGAACATAATCTTAAAGATGTAGATCTAAAGATACCAAGAGATGAGCTTATCGTTTTTACAGGATTGAGTGGATCAGGGAAATCTTCTTTAGCTTTTGACACTATATATGCAGAGGGACAAAGACGCTACGTAGAAAGTTTATCAGCCTATGCCAGACAGTTCTTAGGACAAATGGAAAAACCTGATGTTGAACATATAGAAGGGTTATCACCAGCCATATCCATTGATCAGAAAACGACTAGCCGTAATCCACGTTCAACAGTAGGGACTGTTACAGAGATTTATGATTACTTAAGATTACTTTATGCTCGTGTAGGTATACCTCACTGTCCTAAGTGTGGTAAAGAAATTAAGAAACAAACTGTTGACCAGATGGTTGACATTATCATGGGTTTACCTGAACGTACCAAAATACAGATTCTTGCACCCGTAGTTAGAGGGCGTAAAGGACAGCATATTAAGTTATTAGAACAAGCAAAGAAATCAGGTTATGTTCGTGTACGTATTGATGGCAACATGTACGAACTTTCAGAAGAAATTTCATTAGAAAAAAATAAAAAGCATACCATCGAAGTTGTGGTTGACCGTCTTGTCATTAAGGATGGGATTGAAAAGCGTTTAACAGATTCAATTGAAACAGTCATGCATTTAACTGGTGGATTATTAGTTGTTGATGTTATAGATGGTGAAAGTATGAATTTCAGCCAAAATTTCTCTTGTCCAGATTGTAATATTAGTATTGATGAGATAGAGCCTAGGTTATTTTCATTCAATAACCCCTTTGGTGCTTGTCCACACTGTACAGGCTTAGGTATGAAGATGAAATTTGACCCAGAACTCATTGTACCGAATCCCCATCTTTCACTAGCAGAAGGGGCAATTAATGTTCCAGGGTGGAATGCAATATCCAATAAAGACAGTATGGCTCGTGCTCTCTTTGATTCACTATCCAAGGTATATAACTTCTCTTTGGATGTACCTTTTATAGATTTATCCGATGATGTAAAGGATATGATTTTTAATGGTACCAATGGTCAGAAAGTAACGGTTAATTTTAACGGGTCTTACGGTAAGAAGACTTACGAGTACGACTTTGAAGGTATTATTGCTAATCTCCATAAACGTTATCAAGAGACATCTTCAGAGTATATGCGTGGTGAATATGAAGCCTATATGACCAACACAGAATGTCATGTTTGTAAAGGTGCTAGGTTAAAGCCTGAAGCACTTGCTGTAAAAGTAGGGGATAAAAATATTTCACAAATCACAGAGATGTCTGTACGTGATGCCCATACATTCTTTAACCATTTAGAGCTAACAGAACGACAACAATTAATTGGTGAACAGATTTTTAAAGAAATCAACGCCAGAATTGGTTTCCTAGTTGATGTAGGTTTGGACTATTTATCTTTATCCCGGTCAGCTGGAACCCTATCTGGTGGAGAAGCTCAGAGGATTCGTTTAGCAACACAGATTGGTTCTGGTCTAGTTGGCGTACTCTATATATTAGATGAGCCAAGTATTGGACTACATCAACGTGATAATGAACGCTTACTTAAAACGTTGAAACGCCTTAAGGATTTAGGGAACACATTGATTGTCGTGGAACATGATGAGGATACCATGTTTGAAGCAGACCATATTGTTGATATTGGCCCAATGGCAGGTTCACATGGTGGTGCCATTATTGCACAAGGTACAGTAGAAGACATTATGGCGAATGAAGAATCACTTACTGGAGCCTATTTAAGCGGTCGTAAAAAGATTGAAATTCCTGATCAAAGGCGTCAGCCCAATGGTAAATGGCTAAAACTCAAGGGTGCCAATGAAAATAATTTAAGAGGTGTCAACATTGATATACCTTTAGGTATTTTCACTTGTGTAACTGGGGTATCAGGTTCAGGTAAGAGTTCATTTGTTAATGAAATTTTATATAAACGCTTAGCAAGAGATTTGAATAAATCAAAAATAAAACCAGGTAAACACAAGGATGTTGTTGGTATTGAACACCTTGATAAAGTAATCGATATCGATCAATCACCTATTGGTCGTACACCTCGATCAAATCCAGCTACATATACTGGAGTATTTGATCATATTCGCGATATCTATGCTCAGACTGCAGAAGCTAAAATGAAGGGTTATCAAAAAGGACGATTTAGCTTCAATGTCAAAGGTGGTCGTTGTGAAGCCTGTCGTGGTGATGGTATTATTAAAATTGAAATGCACTTTTTACCCGATGTCTATGTTCCTTGTGAAGTATGCCATGGTAAACGTTATAATCGAGAGACATTAGATGTTAAATATAAAGGGAAGTCCATTGCAGAAGTATTGGCGATGACAGTCGAAGAAGCTCTGGAATTCTTTGAGAATGTACCTCGTATAAAGAGAAAACTTCAAACCCTCAACGATGTAGGTCTAAGTTACATTAAACTTGGTCAACCATCTACAACACTATCAGGTGGGGAAGCTCAAAGGGTAAAACTGGCTACGGAGCTTAGTAAACGAAGTACAGGTAAGACCATGTATATTTTAGATGAACCTACTACAGGACTTCATTTCGCAGATGTCCATAAACTCATTCATATTTTGCAGAAGCTTGTAGAAGGTGGCAATAGCGTATTAGTTATTGAACATAACTTAGATGTTATAAAAACTTCAGACTATATCATTGACATGGGACCCGAAGGGGGAGACCGTGGAGGTAAAGTCATAGCAACTGGAACACCAGAGGATGTTTCTACTACAGCAGGTTCCTATACAGGACTATTCCTCAATAAAATTTTAAATAAAGATAAATAG
- a CDS encoding PTS fructose transporter subunit IIC, whose product MKILAVTACTTGIAHTYMAAEAIEEAAKSKGYEVKVETRGSVGVENELTAEEIKEADAILLACDTTVPMERFNGKKVLSVAVSEAIKDTGKLIDEALKAPVYGGEDLVDEVSRIKEERRGQRKGAYKHLLNGVSFMIPFVVAGGIAIALSFLFGYDAFQQEGTLAAYLMGIGGGAGAFGLMVPILAGYIAYSIADRPGLAPGMIGGMIAGQLNAGFLGGIVAGFLAGYIVKLIKKYIKLPRSLQGIMPVLIIPVLGSLSVGLILFYVVGSPVAAINAAMNNFLTGLSGANAVVLGLVIGLMMAFDMGGPVNKAAYAFGTGTLVAGAGSMTMAAVMAAGMVPPLGLALATVLFKNKFSNAEKEAGKAAWVLGASFITEGAIPFAAADPVRVIPSIMLGSAVTGALSMLFEATLSVPHGGIFVFFAIENLLGYIIAIAVGTVVTALTVGALKKTA is encoded by the coding sequence ATGAAAATTTTAGCTGTAACTGCTTGTACAACTGGAATAGCCCATACTTATATGGCTGCAGAAGCTATTGAAGAAGCAGCTAAATCCAAAGGGTATGAGGTGAAGGTAGAAACAAGAGGTTCTGTAGGGGTAGAGAATGAATTAACAGCAGAAGAAATTAAAGAAGCAGATGCTATTTTATTAGCATGTGATACAACAGTTCCTATGGAAAGATTTAATGGAAAAAAAGTATTAAGTGTTGCTGTAAGTGAAGCTATTAAAGACACTGGTAAACTTATCGATGAAGCATTAAAAGCTCCAGTATACGGTGGAGAAGATTTGGTTGATGAAGTGTCTAGAATAAAAGAAGAACGCAGAGGTCAAAGAAAAGGAGCGTATAAACACTTATTAAATGGCGTATCCTTTATGATTCCTTTTGTCGTTGCAGGTGGTATTGCAATTGCACTTAGTTTCTTATTTGGTTATGATGCATTTCAACAAGAAGGTACCCTTGCTGCTTATTTGATGGGAATTGGTGGTGGAGCAGGTGCATTTGGTTTAATGGTACCGATTTTAGCAGGTTATATAGCTTACTCTATTGCTGACAGACCAGGTCTAGCACCTGGTATGATTGGTGGTATGATTGCTGGACAATTGAATGCCGGTTTCCTAGGTGGTATTGTTGCCGGTTTCTTAGCAGGTTATATTGTTAAGCTCATTAAGAAGTATATTAAACTACCAAGGTCTTTACAAGGCATTATGCCTGTGCTTATTATTCCTGTACTTGGTTCATTATCAGTTGGCTTAATCTTGTTCTATGTTGTAGGCTCACCTGTAGCCGCAATCAATGCAGCCATGAATAATTTCTTAACGGGATTATCCGGTGCAAATGCAGTTGTTTTAGGGTTGGTCATTGGTCTTATGATGGCTTTTGATATGGGTGGACCAGTTAATAAAGCGGCCTATGCATTTGGTACTGGAACATTGGTTGCAGGGGCTGGTTCAATGACCATGGCAGCTGTTATGGCAGCTGGTATGGTACCACCATTAGGATTAGCTTTAGCAACTGTATTATTTAAGAATAAATTTTCTAATGCTGAAAAAGAGGCTGGTAAAGCAGCTTGGGTATTAGGAGCAAGTTTCATTACTGAAGGCGCCATTCCTTTTGCGGCAGCAGATCCAGTACGCGTTATTCCATCAATCATGTTAGGATCTGCAGTAACTGGTGCATTATCCATGTTATTTGAAGCAACTTTATCAGTTCCACACGGTGGAATCTTTGTATTCTTTGCAATTGAAAATTTATTAGGTTATATCATTGCAATTGCAGTAGGTACTGTAGTAACAGCTTTAACAGTTGGAGCATTAAAGAAAACAGCATAA